A window from Populus trichocarpa isolate Nisqually-1 chromosome 3, P.trichocarpa_v4.1, whole genome shotgun sequence encodes these proteins:
- the LOC7497829 gene encoding COP1-interactive protein 1 isoform X6, which translates to MTKKKHDFRESLKSFIGTHIDPEKDEQLKETKTEIDDKVKRILKLIKEEDLEERDGLSVENSKKEPLLELIEDVQKQYHLLYGQYDHLKGELREKVNGKHGKDTSSSSSSDSESDDSSKHKGSKNGRFESEKITDGIKQELEAANLDVAELRSKLRATSEERDALKWEHQTALNKIQEAEEIIRNLRLEAERSDAGKAQLLIENGELKQKLDSAGVIKAELNQRLEELNKEKDSLILEKEAAMRSIEESEKIREALKLEYETALIKIQEEEEVIRNLKLKAESSNTDKARLLAESGGLKQKLDAAGVIEAELNQRLGELKKEKDSLNLEREAAMRSIEESEKIREALKLEYETALIKIQEEEEVIRNLKIEAESSDTDKARLLAENGGLKQKLDAAGVIEAELNQRLEELNKEKDGMIWEKEAAMRSIEESEKIREALKLEYETALIKIQEEEEVIGNLKLKAESSDTDKTRLLAENGELKQKLDAAGVIEAELNQRLEELNKEKDSLILEREAAMRSIEESEKIREALKLEYETALIKIQEEEEVIRNLKIEAESSDTDKARLLAENGGLKQKLDAAGVIEAELNQRLEELNKEKDGMILEKEAAMRSIEESEKIREALKLEYETALIKIQEEEEVIRNLKIEAESSDTDKARLLAENGGLKQKLDAAGLIEAELNQRLEELNKEKDGLILEREAAMRSIEESEKIREALKLEYETALIKIQEEEEVIRNLKLEAESSDTDKARLLAESGGLKQKLDAAGLIEAELNQRLEELNKEKNSLILETEAAMRSIEESEKIREALTLEYETALIKIQEEEEVIRNLKLEVESSDTGKARLLAENGELKQKLDSAGVIEAELNQRMEELNKEKDGMILEKEAAMRSIEESEKIGEDLRILTDQLQEEKATTGQELEALKAELSIMKQQLESAEHQVAEFTHNLSVTKRENDSLTLKLSEISNEMEQAQNTIDGLVGESGHLKDKLGDREREYSSLAEMHETHGNESSTRINGLEVQVRGLELELGSSQARNRDLEVQIESKVAEAKQLGEQNQGLEARILELEMMSKVRGDELSALMKKLEENYNESFSRTESLTVQVDTLLADFKSIHAQKAELEEQMVSRGNEASTRVEGLIDQVNLLQQQLESLRSQKVELEVQLENKTLEISEYRILIENLKEEIVSKTEDQQRVLAEKESCSAQINDLELEVETLCNQKTDLGEQISTETKERERLGEEMVRLQEKILEMEKTQTEREFELSALQERHTNGEIEASAQIMALTEQVNNLHQELDSLQTEKNQMQLQLEKEKEEFSENLTEMENQKSELVSQIAEHRRMLDEQEEAHKKLNEEHKQVEGWFQECKLSLAVAERKVQDMAEEFQKHLGSRDQMVEQLEEMIEDLKRDLEVKGDELNTLVENVRNIEVKLRLSNQKLRVTEQLLTENEDTFRKAEEKYQQEQRVLEERVAVLSGIITANNEAYHSMVADISEKVNNSLLGLDALTMKFEEDCNRYENCILVVSKEILIAKNWFGDTNNENEKLRKEVGNLVVQLQDIKEHESALKEKVEQLEVKVSKEGVEKENLTKAINQLEKKVVALETMMKEKDEGILDLGEEKREAIRQLCIWIEYHQSRYDYLREMLSKMPIRGQRAS; encoded by the exons ATGACAAAGAAAAAGCACGATTTCCGTGAATCATTAAAATCCTTCATTGGAACTCACATTGATCCGGAGAAAGATGAACAgctaaaagaaactaaaacag AAATTGATGACAAGGTAAAAAGGATCTTGAAGCTTATCAAAGAGGAAGATCTTGAAGAACGAGATGGCCTCTCAGTAGAAAACTCCAAAAAAGAGCCTCTTCTTGAGCTAATTGAGGATGTCCAGAAACAGTACCATTTGCTCTATGGACAATATGATCATCTGAAGGGAGAGCTGAGAGAGAAAGTTAATGGCAAACATGGAAAAGATACCTCATCTTCATCTAGCTCAGACTCAGAATCTGATGATTCTTCTAAGCACAAAGGCAGTAAAAATGGTCGttttgaaagtgaaaagataaCAGATGGCATAAAGCAAGAACTTGAAGCAGCAAATCTAGACGTTGCTGAACTGAGGAGTAAGTTGAGAGCTACAAGTGAGGAAAGGGATGCTTTAAAGTGGGAACATCAAACAGCTTTGAACAAGATACAAGAAGCAGAAGAAATCATCAGAAATTTGAGGCTTGAAGCTGAACGATCAGATGCTGGCAAAGCACAACTTTTGATTGAGAATGGAGAACTGAAGCAAAAACTAGATTCTGCTGGCGTGATAAAAGCAGAACTAAATCAAAGACTGGAGGAACTGAACAAAGAGAAAGATAGCCTGATTTTGGAGAAAGAGGCTGCCATGAGAAGCATTGAAGAGAGTGAGAAGATCAGAGAAGCTTTAAAGTTAGAATATGAGACAGCTTTGATCAAGAttcaagaagaagaggaggtcATCAGAAATTTGAAGCTTAAAGCTGAAAGTTCAAACACTGATAAAGCACGACTTTTGGCTGAGAGTGGGGGACTGAAGCAAAAACTAGATGCTGCTGGCGTGATAGAAGCAGAACTGAATCAAAGACTGGGGGAactgaaaaaagagaaagatagcCTGAATTTGGAGAGAGAGGCTGCCATGAGAAGCATTGAAGAGAGTGAGAAGATCAGAGAAGCTTTGAAGTTGGAATATGAGACAGCTTTGATCAAGAttcaagaagaagaggaggtcATCAGAAATTTGAAGATTGAAGCTGAAAGTTCAGACACTGATAAAGCACGGCTTTTGGCTGAGAATGGGGGACTGAAGCAAAAACTAGATGCTGCTGGCGTGATAGAAGCAGAACTGAATCAAAGACTGGAGGAACTGAACAAAGAGAAAGATGGCATGATTTGGGAGAAAGAGGCTGCCATGAGAAGCATTGAAGAGAGTGAGAAGATCAGAGAAGCTTTGAAGTTGGAATATGAGACAGCTTTGATCAAGAttcaagaagaagaggaggtcATCGGAAATTTGAAGCTTAAAGCTGAAAGTTCAGATACTGATAAAACCCGACTTTTGGCTGAGAATGGGGAACTGAAGCAAAAACTAGATGCTGCTGGCGTGATAGAAGCAGAACTGAATCAAAGACTGGAGGAACTGAACAAAGAGAAAGATAGCCTGATTTTGGAGAGAGAGGCTGCCATGAGAAGCATTGAAGAGAGTGAGAAGATCAGAGAAGCTTTGAAGTTGGAATATGAGACAGCTTTGATCAAGAttcaagaagaagaggaggtcATCAGAAATTTGAAGATTGAAGCTGAAAGTTCAGACACTGATAAAGCACGGCTTTTGGCTGAGAATGGGGGACTGAAGCAAAAACTAGATGCTGCTGGCGTGATAGAAGCAGAACTGAATCAAAGACTGGAGGAACTGAACAAAGAGAAAGATGGCATGATTTTGGAGAAAGAGGCTGCCATGAGAAGCATTGAAGAGAGTGAGAAGATCAGAGAAGCTTTGAAGTTGGAATATGAGACAGCTTTGATCAAGAttcaagaagaagaggag gtcATCAGAAATTTGAAGATTGAAGCTGAAAGCTCAGACACTGATAAAGCACGGCTTTTGGCTGAGAATGGGGGACTGAAGCAAAAACTAGATGCTGCTGGCTTGATAGAAGCAGAACTGAATCAAAGACTGGAGGAACTGAACAAAGAGAAAGATGGCCTGATTTTGGAGAGAGAGGCTGCCATGAGAAGCATTGAAGAGAGTGAGAAGATCAGAGAAGCTTTGAAGTTGGAATATGAGACAGCTTTGATCAAGAttcaagaagaagaggag gtcATCAGAAATTTGAAGCTCGAAGCTGAAAGCTCAGACACTGATAAAGCCCGACTTTTGGCTGAGAGTGGGGGACTGAAGCAAAAACTAGATGCTGCTGGCTTGATAGAAGCAGAACTGAATCAAAGACTGGAGGAACtgaacaaagagaaaaatagcCTGATTTTGGAGACAGAGGCTGCCATGAGAAGCATTGAAGAGAGTGAGAAGATCAGAGAAGCTTTGACGTTGGAATATGAGACAGCTTTGATCAAGAttcaagaagaagaggaggtcATCAGAAATTTGAAGCTCGAAGTTGAAAGCTCAGACACTGGTAAAGCACGACTTTTGGCTGAGAATGGAGAACTGAAGCAAAAACTAGATTCTGCTGGCGTGATAGAAGCAGAACTGAATCAAAGAATGGAGGAACTGAACAAAGAGAAAGATGGCATGATTTTGGAGAAAGAGGCTGCCATGAGAAGCATTGAAGAGAGTGAGAAGATTGGAGAAGACTTAAGAATCTTGACTGATCAGCTGCAAGAAGAAAAAGCTACCACAGGGCAAGAACTAGAAGCTCTTAAAGCAGAACTTTCTATCATGAAGCAACAGCTGGAATCTGCAGAACATCAAGTTGCAGAATTTACCCATAATCTGAGTGTCACCAAGAGGGAGAATGATTCTCTTACCTTGAAATTATCTGAAATCTCAAATGAGATGGAGCAGGCACAAAACACAATTGATGGACTCGTAGGTGAATCAGGTCACTTAAAGGATAAATTGGGTGACAGGGAAAGGGAGTACTCATCTCTTGCAGAGATGCACGAGACACATGGGAATGAATCATCAACTCGGATAAATGGATTGGAGGTACAAGTAAGAGGTCTGGAGCTGGAGCTGGGATCATCGCAAGCCCGGAATAGAGATCTTGAGGTGCAGATTGAAAGCAAGGTGGCTGAAGCAAAGCAACTGGGAGAACAGAATCAGGGATTAGAAGCCCGGATTTTGGAACTTGAAATGATGTCGAAAGTGAGAGGGGATGAACTTTCTGCTCTCATGAAGAAACTCGAGGAAAATTATAATGAATCATTCTCTAGAACAGAGAGTTTGACAGTGCAGGTCGATACTCTGCTAGCAGACTTCAAATCTATTCATGCCCAGAAAGCAGAATTGGAGGAACAGATGGTAAGTAGAGGTAATGAAGCATCGACTCGAGTTGAGGGGCTTATTGATCAGGTCAACTTGTTACAACAACAACTGGAGTCTCTACGCAGCCAGAAAGTTGAACTTGAAGTGCAACTCGAGAATAAAACTCTAGAAATTTCAGAATATCGAATTCTGATAGAAAATTTGAAAGAGGAGATAGTAAGCAAGACTGAAGATCAACAAAGAGTCCTGGCAGAAAAAGAAAGTTGCTCAGCACAAATCAATGATCTGGAACTAGAGGTGGAGACTCTGTGCAACCAGAAAACTGATCTTGGGGAGCAAATAAGTACTGAAACCAAGGAAAGGGAGCGATTGGGAGAGGAAATGGtgagattacaagaaaagatccttgaaatggaaaaaacacaaacagaGAGAGAGTTTGAGTTATCTGCCCTCCAGGAGAGACATACAAATGGGGAGATTGAAGCTTCTGCTCAGATAATGGCATTAACGGAACAGGTCAACAATCTGCATCAGGAATTGGATTCTTTGCAGACTGAGAAAAACCAAATGCAATTGCAGCTTgaaaaggagaaggaagaaTTTTCAGAAAACCTAACCGAAATGGAAAATCAGAAATCTGAGCTCGTGAGCCAGATTGCAGAGCATCGGAGAATGCTGGATGAACAGGAGGAGGCACACAAAAAGCTAAATGAGGAGCATAAGCAAGTTGAAGGCTGGTTTCAGGAGTGCAAGTTGAGTCTTGCAGTAGCAGAAAGGAAAGTTCAAGACATGGCAGAAGAATTCCAAAAGCATTTGGGTTCTAGAGATCAGATGGTAGAGCAGTTGGAAGAGATGATTGAGGACCTGAAGAGAGATCTTGAAGTAAAAGGAGATGAACTTAACACCTTGGTCGAGAATGTGCGAAATATAGAAGTTAAGCTCCGGCTGTCAAACCAGAAGCTCCGTGTCACGGAACAATTACTAACAGAGAATGAAGACACCTTTAGAAAAGCGGAAGAGAAGTATCAACAAGAACAGAGAGTGCTTGAAGAAAGGGTTGCTGTATTGTCCGGGATAATCACCGCAAATAATGAAGCTTATCACAGTATGGTTGCAGATATCTCAGAAAAAGTAAACAATTCATTGTTAGGACTGGATGCTTTGACCATGAAGTTTGAAGAAGATTGTAACAGGTATGAGAACTGTATTTTGGTAGTTTCAAAGGAGATTCTGATTGCGAAGAATTGGTTTGGGGACACAAATAATGAAAACGAAAAACTGAGAAAGGAAGTAGGTAATTTAGTTGTGCAGCTACAAGATATAAAAGAACACGAATCGGCATTAAAGGAGAAGGTTGAGCAATTAGAGGTCAAGGTGAGCAAGGAAGGAGTGGAGAAGGAGAATTTGACCAAAGCTATCAACCAACTGGAGAAAAAGGTGGTAGCATTGGAGACgatgatgaaagaaaaggatgagGGGATATTAGACCTCGGAGAGGAGAAGAGGGAAGCAATAAGGCAGCTATGCATATGGATTGAATATCACCAAAGTCGCTATGATTATCTCAGGGAGATGCTCTCAAAAATGCCCATTAGAGGCCAGAGGGCATCTTAG
- the LOC7497829 gene encoding COP1-interactive protein 1 isoform X13, with amino-acid sequence MTKKKHDFRESLKSFIGTHIDPEKDEQLKETKTEIDDKVKRILKLIKEEDLEERDGLSVENSKKEPLLELIEDVQKQYHLLYGQYDHLKGELREKVNGKHGKDTSSSSSSDSESDDSSKHKGSKNGRFESEKITDGIKQELEAANLDVAELRSKLRATSEERDALKWEHQTALNKIQEAEEIIRNLRLEAERSDAGKAQLLIENGELKQKLDSAGVIKAELNQRLEELNKEKDSLILEKEAAMRSIEESEKIREALKLEYETALIKIQEEEEVIRNLKLKAESSNTDKARLLAESGGLKQKLDAAGVIEAELNQRLGELKKEKDSLNLEREAAMRSIEESEKIREALKLEYETALIKIQEEEEVIRNLKIEAESSDTDKARLLAENGGLKQKLDAAGVIEAELNQRLEELNKEKDGMIWEKEAAMRSIEESEKIREALKLEYETALIKIQEEEEVIGNLKLKAESSDTDKTRLLAENGELKQKLDAAGVIEAELNQRLEELNKEKDSLILEREAAMRSIEESEKIREALKLEYETALIKIQEEEEVIRNLKIEAESSDTDKARLLAENGGLKQKLDAAGVIEAELNQRLEELNKEKDGMILEKEAAMRSIEESEKIREALKLEYETALIKIQEEEEVIRNLKIEAESSDTDKARLLAENGGLKQKLDAAGLIEAELNQRLEELNKEKDGLILEREAAMRSIEESEKIREALKLEYETALIKIQEEEEVIRNLKLEVESSDTGKARLLAENGELKQKLDSAGVIEAELNQRMEELNKEKDGMILEKEAAMRSIEESEKIGEDLRILTDQLQEEKATTGQELEALKAELSIMKQQLESAEHQVAEFTHNLSVTKRENDSLTLKLSEISNEMEQAQNTIDGLVGESGHLKDKLGDREREYSSLAEMHETHGNESSTRINGLEVQVRGLELELGSSQARNRDLEVQIESKVAEAKQLGEQNQGLEARILELEMMSKVRGDELSALMKKLEENYNESFSRTESLTVQVDTLLADFKSIHAQKAELEEQMVSRGNEASTRVEGLIDQVNLLQQQLESLRSQKVELEVQLENKTLEISEYRILIENLKEEIVSKTEDQQRVLAEKESCSAQINDLELEVETLCNQKTDLGEQISTETKERERLGEEMVRLQEKILEMEKTQTEREFELSALQERHTNGEIEASAQIMALTEQVNNLHQELDSLQTEKNQMQLQLEKEKEEFSENLTEMENQKSELVSQIAEHRRMLDEQEEAHKKLNEEHKQVEGWFQECKLSLAVAERKVQDMAEEFQKHLGSRDQMVEQLEEMIEDLKRDLEVKGDELNTLVENVRNIEVKLRLSNQKLRVTEQLLTENEDTFRKAEEKYQQEQRVLEERVAVLSGIITANNEAYHSMVADISEKVNNSLLGLDALTMKFEEDCNRYENCILVVSKEILIAKNWFGDTNNENEKLRKEVGNLVVQLQDIKEHESALKEKVEQLEVKVSKEGVEKENLTKAINQLEKKVVALETMMKEKDEGILDLGEEKREAIRQLCIWIEYHQSRYDYLREMLSKMPIRGQRAS; translated from the exons ATGACAAAGAAAAAGCACGATTTCCGTGAATCATTAAAATCCTTCATTGGAACTCACATTGATCCGGAGAAAGATGAACAgctaaaagaaactaaaacag AAATTGATGACAAGGTAAAAAGGATCTTGAAGCTTATCAAAGAGGAAGATCTTGAAGAACGAGATGGCCTCTCAGTAGAAAACTCCAAAAAAGAGCCTCTTCTTGAGCTAATTGAGGATGTCCAGAAACAGTACCATTTGCTCTATGGACAATATGATCATCTGAAGGGAGAGCTGAGAGAGAAAGTTAATGGCAAACATGGAAAAGATACCTCATCTTCATCTAGCTCAGACTCAGAATCTGATGATTCTTCTAAGCACAAAGGCAGTAAAAATGGTCGttttgaaagtgaaaagataaCAGATGGCATAAAGCAAGAACTTGAAGCAGCAAATCTAGACGTTGCTGAACTGAGGAGTAAGTTGAGAGCTACAAGTGAGGAAAGGGATGCTTTAAAGTGGGAACATCAAACAGCTTTGAACAAGATACAAGAAGCAGAAGAAATCATCAGAAATTTGAGGCTTGAAGCTGAACGATCAGATGCTGGCAAAGCACAACTTTTGATTGAGAATGGAGAACTGAAGCAAAAACTAGATTCTGCTGGCGTGATAAAAGCAGAACTAAATCAAAGACTGGAGGAACTGAACAAAGAGAAAGATAGCCTGATTTTGGAGAAAGAGGCTGCCATGAGAAGCATTGAAGAGAGTGAGAAGATCAGAGAAGCTTTAAAGTTAGAATATGAGACAGCTTTGATCAAGAttcaagaagaagaggaggtcATCAGAAATTTGAAGCTTAAAGCTGAAAGTTCAAACACTGATAAAGCACGACTTTTGGCTGAGAGTGGGGGACTGAAGCAAAAACTAGATGCTGCTGGCGTGATAGAAGCAGAACTGAATCAAAGACTGGGGGAactgaaaaaagagaaagatagcCTGAATTTGGAGAGAGAGGCTGCCATGAGAAGCATTGAAGAGAGTGAGAAGATCAGAGAAGCTTTGAAGTTGGAATATGAGACAGCTTTGATCAAGAttcaagaagaagaggaggtcATCAGAAATTTGAAGATTGAAGCTGAAAGTTCAGACACTGATAAAGCACGGCTTTTGGCTGAGAATGGGGGACTGAAGCAAAAACTAGATGCTGCTGGCGTGATAGAAGCAGAACTGAATCAAAGACTGGAGGAACTGAACAAAGAGAAAGATGGCATGATTTGGGAGAAAGAGGCTGCCATGAGAAGCATTGAAGAGAGTGAGAAGATCAGAGAAGCTTTGAAGTTGGAATATGAGACAGCTTTGATCAAGAttcaagaagaagaggaggtcATCGGAAATTTGAAGCTTAAAGCTGAAAGTTCAGATACTGATAAAACCCGACTTTTGGCTGAGAATGGGGAACTGAAGCAAAAACTAGATGCTGCTGGCGTGATAGAAGCAGAACTGAATCAAAGACTGGAGGAACTGAACAAAGAGAAAGATAGCCTGATTTTGGAGAGAGAGGCTGCCATGAGAAGCATTGAAGAGAGTGAGAAGATCAGAGAAGCTTTGAAGTTGGAATATGAGACAGCTTTGATCAAGAttcaagaagaagaggaggtcATCAGAAATTTGAAGATTGAAGCTGAAAGTTCAGACACTGATAAAGCACGGCTTTTGGCTGAGAATGGGGGACTGAAGCAAAAACTAGATGCTGCTGGCGTGATAGAAGCAGAACTGAATCAAAGACTGGAGGAACTGAACAAAGAGAAAGATGGCATGATTTTGGAGAAAGAGGCTGCCATGAGAAGCATTGAAGAGAGTGAGAAGATCAGAGAAGCTTTGAAGTTGGAATATGAGACAGCTTTGATCAAGAttcaagaagaagaggag gtcATCAGAAATTTGAAGATTGAAGCTGAAAGCTCAGACACTGATAAAGCACGGCTTTTGGCTGAGAATGGGGGACTGAAGCAAAAACTAGATGCTGCTGGCTTGATAGAAGCAGAACTGAATCAAAGACTGGAGGAACTGAACAAAGAGAAAGATGGCCTGATTTTGGAGAGAGAGGCTGCCATGAGAAGCATTGAAGAGAGTGAGAAGATCAGAGAAGCTTTGAAGTTGGAATATGAGACAGCTTTGATCAAGAttcaagaagaagaggag gtcATCAGAAATTTGAAGCTCGAAGTTGAAAGCTCAGACACTGGTAAAGCACGACTTTTGGCTGAGAATGGAGAACTGAAGCAAAAACTAGATTCTGCTGGCGTGATAGAAGCAGAACTGAATCAAAGAATGGAGGAACTGAACAAAGAGAAAGATGGCATGATTTTGGAGAAAGAGGCTGCCATGAGAAGCATTGAAGAGAGTGAGAAGATTGGAGAAGACTTAAGAATCTTGACTGATCAGCTGCAAGAAGAAAAAGCTACCACAGGGCAAGAACTAGAAGCTCTTAAAGCAGAACTTTCTATCATGAAGCAACAGCTGGAATCTGCAGAACATCAAGTTGCAGAATTTACCCATAATCTGAGTGTCACCAAGAGGGAGAATGATTCTCTTACCTTGAAATTATCTGAAATCTCAAATGAGATGGAGCAGGCACAAAACACAATTGATGGACTCGTAGGTGAATCAGGTCACTTAAAGGATAAATTGGGTGACAGGGAAAGGGAGTACTCATCTCTTGCAGAGATGCACGAGACACATGGGAATGAATCATCAACTCGGATAAATGGATTGGAGGTACAAGTAAGAGGTCTGGAGCTGGAGCTGGGATCATCGCAAGCCCGGAATAGAGATCTTGAGGTGCAGATTGAAAGCAAGGTGGCTGAAGCAAAGCAACTGGGAGAACAGAATCAGGGATTAGAAGCCCGGATTTTGGAACTTGAAATGATGTCGAAAGTGAGAGGGGATGAACTTTCTGCTCTCATGAAGAAACTCGAGGAAAATTATAATGAATCATTCTCTAGAACAGAGAGTTTGACAGTGCAGGTCGATACTCTGCTAGCAGACTTCAAATCTATTCATGCCCAGAAAGCAGAATTGGAGGAACAGATGGTAAGTAGAGGTAATGAAGCATCGACTCGAGTTGAGGGGCTTATTGATCAGGTCAACTTGTTACAACAACAACTGGAGTCTCTACGCAGCCAGAAAGTTGAACTTGAAGTGCAACTCGAGAATAAAACTCTAGAAATTTCAGAATATCGAATTCTGATAGAAAATTTGAAAGAGGAGATAGTAAGCAAGACTGAAGATCAACAAAGAGTCCTGGCAGAAAAAGAAAGTTGCTCAGCACAAATCAATGATCTGGAACTAGAGGTGGAGACTCTGTGCAACCAGAAAACTGATCTTGGGGAGCAAATAAGTACTGAAACCAAGGAAAGGGAGCGATTGGGAGAGGAAATGGtgagattacaagaaaagatccttgaaatggaaaaaacacaaacagaGAGAGAGTTTGAGTTATCTGCCCTCCAGGAGAGACATACAAATGGGGAGATTGAAGCTTCTGCTCAGATAATGGCATTAACGGAACAGGTCAACAATCTGCATCAGGAATTGGATTCTTTGCAGACTGAGAAAAACCAAATGCAATTGCAGCTTgaaaaggagaaggaagaaTTTTCAGAAAACCTAACCGAAATGGAAAATCAGAAATCTGAGCTCGTGAGCCAGATTGCAGAGCATCGGAGAATGCTGGATGAACAGGAGGAGGCACACAAAAAGCTAAATGAGGAGCATAAGCAAGTTGAAGGCTGGTTTCAGGAGTGCAAGTTGAGTCTTGCAGTAGCAGAAAGGAAAGTTCAAGACATGGCAGAAGAATTCCAAAAGCATTTGGGTTCTAGAGATCAGATGGTAGAGCAGTTGGAAGAGATGATTGAGGACCTGAAGAGAGATCTTGAAGTAAAAGGAGATGAACTTAACACCTTGGTCGAGAATGTGCGAAATATAGAAGTTAAGCTCCGGCTGTCAAACCAGAAGCTCCGTGTCACGGAACAATTACTAACAGAGAATGAAGACACCTTTAGAAAAGCGGAAGAGAAGTATCAACAAGAACAGAGAGTGCTTGAAGAAAGGGTTGCTGTATTGTCCGGGATAATCACCGCAAATAATGAAGCTTATCACAGTATGGTTGCAGATATCTCAGAAAAAGTAAACAATTCATTGTTAGGACTGGATGCTTTGACCATGAAGTTTGAAGAAGATTGTAACAGGTATGAGAACTGTATTTTGGTAGTTTCAAAGGAGATTCTGATTGCGAAGAATTGGTTTGGGGACACAAATAATGAAAACGAAAAACTGAGAAAGGAAGTAGGTAATTTAGTTGTGCAGCTACAAGATATAAAAGAACACGAATCGGCATTAAAGGAGAAGGTTGAGCAATTAGAGGTCAAGGTGAGCAAGGAAGGAGTGGAGAAGGAGAATTTGACCAAAGCTATCAACCAACTGGAGAAAAAGGTGGTAGCATTGGAGACgatgatgaaagaaaaggatgagGGGATATTAGACCTCGGAGAGGAGAAGAGGGAAGCAATAAGGCAGCTATGCATATGGATTGAATATCACCAAAGTCGCTATGATTATCTCAGGGAGATGCTCTCAAAAATGCCCATTAGAGGCCAGAGGGCATCTTAG